In Musa acuminata AAA Group cultivar baxijiao chromosome BXJ3-11, Cavendish_Baxijiao_AAA, whole genome shotgun sequence, one DNA window encodes the following:
- the LOC135581162 gene encoding SPX domain-containing membrane protein OsI_17046-like isoform X1, with product MVNFGKKLMADQIQEWKRYYINYKLMKKRLKQFVQQTQAGREDRRQVIKEFSKMLDDQIEKIVLFVLEQQGLLASRIQELGEQHKVLLEKPDISQIFELQEAYRTTGYDLLKLLRFVDMNATGLRKILKKFDKRFHSRFTDYYVSSRASHPYSQLQQVFKHVGIGAVVGALSRHLADLQDHQGSYSSIYDQPSRVLKDPVIDQINASVDKLTHSTNFLQFLGQHALILQEDIPTTAEDHADDHKYHFISLILNLTNTFLYMVNTYIIVPTADDYALSLGAAATVCGVIIGSMAVAQVFSSVYFSAWSNKSYFRPLVFSSIMLFLGNILYALAYDFKSIVILLIGRLLCGLGSARAVNRRYISDCVPLKIRMQASAGFVSASALGMACGPALAGLLQTNFKIYTLTFNQNTLPGWLMALAWLIYLLFLWISFREPVHEAEENHIPASAHAEHVETENLEDGLVQPLLLSSKDKLDEDEDQDFEDSEESSEDSHKPVTSIASAYRLLTPSVKVQLLIYFMLKYAMEILLSESSVITAIYFSWSTSKVAIFLAVLGLTVLPVNAVVGSYISNMFEDRQILLASELMVLVGIMLSFHFTNLYSVPQYVSSALIIFVSAEVLEGVNLSLLSRVMSSRLARGTYNGGLLSTEAGTLARVFADGTITIAGYLGDDQLLNATLFPSLLICLASIVATFLTYSTLY from the exons ATGGTTAATTTTGGGAAAAAGTTGATGGCAGATCAAATTCAGGAGTGGAAACG GTACTATATTAACTACAAGTTAATGAAGAAAAGACTGAAGCAATTTGTTCAGCAAACTCAAGCAGGCAGGGAAGATCGTCGCCAAGTtatcaaagagttctccaagatgcTAGATGACCAG ATTGAGAAGATTGTCCTTTTTGTTTTGGAACAACAAGGGCTTCTTGCAAGCAGGATTCAGGAACTAGGAGAGCAGCACAAAGTTCTTTTAGAGAAGCCAGATATATCCCAAATATTTGAACTTCAAGAAGCTTATAGAACAACCGGATATGATCTTCTTAAACTTCTTAGGTTTGTGGACATGAATGCTACTGGTCTTCGTAAAATATTGAAGAAGTTCGATAAACGATTTCATTCTAGATTCACAGACTACTATGTTTCTAGTCGAGCGAGTCACCCCTATTCTCAGCTGCAGCAGGTCTTTAAGCATGTG GGTATAGGTGCTGTTGTGGGTGCTCTGTCTCGTCACCTTGCAGATCTTCAAGATCACCAAGGGAGCTACTCGTCCATTTATGATCAGCCATCTAGAGTTTTAAAG GACCCTGTTATAGATCAAATAAATGCATCAGTGGACAAACTAACTCATTCAACAAATTTTCTTCAATTCTTAGGACAGCATGCACTTATTCTTCAAGAAGACATACCTACTACAGCAGAGGATCATGCCGATGACCACAAATACCATTTTATATCTCTAATTTTAAATCTAACAAATACGTTTCTCTACATGGTCAACACATATATCATTGTCCCAACCGCTGACGACTATGCACTGAGCCTAGGAGCTGCAGCAACTGTATGTGGTGTGATTATTGGCTCAATGGCTGTTGCACAAGTGTTCTCCTCAGTCTACTTCAGTGCATGGTCAAATAAGTCATACTTCAGGCCTCTAGTGTTTAGCAGCATTATGCTTTTCCTGGGAAATATACTGTATGCATTGGCTTATGACTTTAAATCAATAGTGATTCTTCTTATCGGTCGTCTTTTATGCGG GTTAGGTTCAGCAAGAGCTGTAAATCGTCGTTACATAAGCGATTGTGTGCCTCTTAAAATACGCATGCAAGCTTCTGCAGGTTTTGTAAGTGCCAGTGCTCTTGGAATGGCTTGTGGTCCTGCTCTGGCTGGGTTGCTTCAAACAAATTTCAAGATCTACACACTCACATTCAACCAAAACACATTACCAGGGTGGCTTATGGCTCTTGCTTGGcttatttatcttctttttttgtggATTTCATTCCGGGAGCCAGTTCATGAAGCTGAAGAGAACCATATTCCAGCAAGTGCACATGCTG AACATGTGGAGACTGAGAACCTGGAAGATGGCCTTGTTCAGCCTCTTCTCTTGAGCTCAAAAGATAAGCTAGATGAAGATGAAGACCAAGATTTTGAAGATAGCGAAGAATCATCTGAAGATTCCCACAAGCCTGTAACATCAATTGCTTCAGCCTATAGATTGCTTACACCATCAGTGAAG GTCCAGTTGTTAATCTATTTCATGCTTAAATATGCGATGGAGATATTACTTTCAGAATCAAGTGTCATCACTGCAATATACTTTAGTTGGTCTACAAGCAAAGTAGCAATCTTTCTAGCAGTCCTTGGACTGACAGTTCTTCCAGTAAATGCTGTTGTCGGAAGCTACATTTCCAATATGTTTGAGGACAG GCAAATTCTCTTGGCATCTGAACTCATGGTATTGGTTGGTATAATGCTCAGCTTCCACTTCACCAATTTATACTCTGTGCCACAATATGTCAGCTCAGCGCTCATCATATTTGTATCTGCTGAAGTACTCGAAG GGGTTAACCTATCACTTCTATCTCGCGTGATGTCATCGCGGCTCGCCCGTGGCACGTATAATGGTGGCTTGCTGTCAACAGAAGCTGGAACTTTGGCCCGGGTTTTTGCGGATGGCACGATAACGATAGCAGGCTATTTGGGTGACGACCAACTCCTCAATGCCACCctattcccttctcttctcatttGTCTGGCCTCTATCGTTGCCACCTTTCTTACTTACAGTACTCTATATTAA
- the LOC135653367 gene encoding uncharacterized protein LOC135653367, with translation MILPPHPSLSLATSILFCANQMSSKIGPSHLPLFHKLPAKNLSFEPAKPLRFRSRACSPISSSYTGPSKQESTGRVVPAPDAYSVKFETLEGCKLGISRYPDFEYNAKGGVGNAVGRKDRTDDMLCVSFDVGTLYIPPLTGATTKFLGLPLPPLLKIAIVPEVFQGTISRRSGKVELMFRARFLFSVGSIYRAPPLMVETTLTSEESRGSMRAGRGERMDEEGRCKMVGVAVVDPINDALMNAFLGLPTECIAILNAKISIAAP, from the exons ATGATTCTTCCTCCACACCCTTCTCTTTCCCTTGCTACTTCGATTCTTTTCTGTGCAAACCAAATGAGTTCCAAGATCGGCCCTTCTCATCTTCCACTCTTCCACAAGTTGCCAGCCAAAAACCTCAGCTTTGAACCAGCAAAGCCTCTCAGATTCAGGTCCCGAGCATGCTCGCCCATCTCATCATCGTACACCGGCCCAAGCAAGCAGGAATCCACCGGAAGAGTTGTGCCGGCCCCCGATGCATACAGCGTCAAGTTCGAAACGTTGGAAGGTTGCAAACTGGGCATTTCCAGGTATCCGGACTTCGAGTACAACGCCAAAGGAGGCGTCGGCAATGCAGTGGGAAGAAAGGACAGGACCGATGACATGCTCTGCGTCTCCTTCGATGTCGGGACGCTGTACATCCCGCCGCTCACGGGTGCGACCACGAAGTTCTTGGGGTTGCCATTGCCACCTCTCCTAAAGATCGCGATCGTTCCAGAGGTCTTCCAGGGAACCATCAGCAGAAGGAGTGGGAAG GTTGAGTTGATGTTCAGAGCCAGGTTCTTGTTCTCCGTGGGAAGCATCTACAGAGCTCCGCCCTTGATGGTGGAGACGACGCTCACGTCGGAGGAGTCCAGAGGATCGATGCGGGCAGGCAGGGGAGAGAGAATGGATGAAGAGGGACGGTGCAAGATGGTTGGTGTAGCCGTGGTGGATCCGATCAACGACGCCCTGATGAACGCCTTCCTAGGGCTGCCGACCGAATGCATCGCAATCCTCAACGCGAAAATATCGATCGCTGCCCCTTGA
- the LOC135581162 gene encoding SPX domain-containing membrane protein OsI_17046-like isoform X2, which yields MKKRLKQFVQQTQAGREDRRQVIKEFSKMLDDQIEKIVLFVLEQQGLLASRIQELGEQHKVLLEKPDISQIFELQEAYRTTGYDLLKLLRFVDMNATGLRKILKKFDKRFHSRFTDYYVSSRASHPYSQLQQVFKHVGIGAVVGALSRHLADLQDHQGSYSSIYDQPSRVLKDPVIDQINASVDKLTHSTNFLQFLGQHALILQEDIPTTAEDHADDHKYHFISLILNLTNTFLYMVNTYIIVPTADDYALSLGAAATVCGVIIGSMAVAQVFSSVYFSAWSNKSYFRPLVFSSIMLFLGNILYALAYDFKSIVILLIGRLLCGLGSARAVNRRYISDCVPLKIRMQASAGFVSASALGMACGPALAGLLQTNFKIYTLTFNQNTLPGWLMALAWLIYLLFLWISFREPVHEAEENHIPASAHAEHVETENLEDGLVQPLLLSSKDKLDEDEDQDFEDSEESSEDSHKPVTSIASAYRLLTPSVKVQLLIYFMLKYAMEILLSESSVITAIYFSWSTSKVAIFLAVLGLTVLPVNAVVGSYISNMFEDRQILLASELMVLVGIMLSFHFTNLYSVPQYVSSALIIFVSAEVLEGVNLSLLSRVMSSRLARGTYNGGLLSTEAGTLARVFADGTITIAGYLGDDQLLNATLFPSLLICLASIVATFLTYSTLY from the exons ATGAAGAAAAGACTGAAGCAATTTGTTCAGCAAACTCAAGCAGGCAGGGAAGATCGTCGCCAAGTtatcaaagagttctccaagatgcTAGATGACCAG ATTGAGAAGATTGTCCTTTTTGTTTTGGAACAACAAGGGCTTCTTGCAAGCAGGATTCAGGAACTAGGAGAGCAGCACAAAGTTCTTTTAGAGAAGCCAGATATATCCCAAATATTTGAACTTCAAGAAGCTTATAGAACAACCGGATATGATCTTCTTAAACTTCTTAGGTTTGTGGACATGAATGCTACTGGTCTTCGTAAAATATTGAAGAAGTTCGATAAACGATTTCATTCTAGATTCACAGACTACTATGTTTCTAGTCGAGCGAGTCACCCCTATTCTCAGCTGCAGCAGGTCTTTAAGCATGTG GGTATAGGTGCTGTTGTGGGTGCTCTGTCTCGTCACCTTGCAGATCTTCAAGATCACCAAGGGAGCTACTCGTCCATTTATGATCAGCCATCTAGAGTTTTAAAG GACCCTGTTATAGATCAAATAAATGCATCAGTGGACAAACTAACTCATTCAACAAATTTTCTTCAATTCTTAGGACAGCATGCACTTATTCTTCAAGAAGACATACCTACTACAGCAGAGGATCATGCCGATGACCACAAATACCATTTTATATCTCTAATTTTAAATCTAACAAATACGTTTCTCTACATGGTCAACACATATATCATTGTCCCAACCGCTGACGACTATGCACTGAGCCTAGGAGCTGCAGCAACTGTATGTGGTGTGATTATTGGCTCAATGGCTGTTGCACAAGTGTTCTCCTCAGTCTACTTCAGTGCATGGTCAAATAAGTCATACTTCAGGCCTCTAGTGTTTAGCAGCATTATGCTTTTCCTGGGAAATATACTGTATGCATTGGCTTATGACTTTAAATCAATAGTGATTCTTCTTATCGGTCGTCTTTTATGCGG GTTAGGTTCAGCAAGAGCTGTAAATCGTCGTTACATAAGCGATTGTGTGCCTCTTAAAATACGCATGCAAGCTTCTGCAGGTTTTGTAAGTGCCAGTGCTCTTGGAATGGCTTGTGGTCCTGCTCTGGCTGGGTTGCTTCAAACAAATTTCAAGATCTACACACTCACATTCAACCAAAACACATTACCAGGGTGGCTTATGGCTCTTGCTTGGcttatttatcttctttttttgtggATTTCATTCCGGGAGCCAGTTCATGAAGCTGAAGAGAACCATATTCCAGCAAGTGCACATGCTG AACATGTGGAGACTGAGAACCTGGAAGATGGCCTTGTTCAGCCTCTTCTCTTGAGCTCAAAAGATAAGCTAGATGAAGATGAAGACCAAGATTTTGAAGATAGCGAAGAATCATCTGAAGATTCCCACAAGCCTGTAACATCAATTGCTTCAGCCTATAGATTGCTTACACCATCAGTGAAG GTCCAGTTGTTAATCTATTTCATGCTTAAATATGCGATGGAGATATTACTTTCAGAATCAAGTGTCATCACTGCAATATACTTTAGTTGGTCTACAAGCAAAGTAGCAATCTTTCTAGCAGTCCTTGGACTGACAGTTCTTCCAGTAAATGCTGTTGTCGGAAGCTACATTTCCAATATGTTTGAGGACAG GCAAATTCTCTTGGCATCTGAACTCATGGTATTGGTTGGTATAATGCTCAGCTTCCACTTCACCAATTTATACTCTGTGCCACAATATGTCAGCTCAGCGCTCATCATATTTGTATCTGCTGAAGTACTCGAAG GGGTTAACCTATCACTTCTATCTCGCGTGATGTCATCGCGGCTCGCCCGTGGCACGTATAATGGTGGCTTGCTGTCAACAGAAGCTGGAACTTTGGCCCGGGTTTTTGCGGATGGCACGATAACGATAGCAGGCTATTTGGGTGACGACCAACTCCTCAATGCCACCctattcccttctcttctcatttGTCTGGCCTCTATCGTTGCCACCTTTCTTACTTACAGTACTCTATATTAA